The following proteins are encoded in a genomic region of Cydia strobilella chromosome 19, ilCydStro3.1, whole genome shotgun sequence:
- the LOC134749860 gene encoding potassium channel subfamily K member 18-like, giving the protein MDKTSKKKNHANGKYKKNNKTDSYRLDDEIDTTCCFCIKTKKSQKKSLIAGCVTNLGIFALLLGYTLLGAFVFLAIEGNASKVHQKTLATTSYQANEVAKTVPISKLNGTIAQASAELRSQTVESIWEITVSLNILYKENWTRLAAQEIARFQEKLVARVAADVSAQYGGARALESAPALIVDDYEWNFAKAFLYSLTVLTTIGYGSVAPRTALGKAVTIGYAVIGIPLTLLYLSVVGALLSRVARSIFSKALCCCLCTKCGYCCLDERTIGGKDRKDKVRRQDDYRNPTLHLQEPYYVRSPSGTIISASQAHSVSTTSIKDKNQSLSFLRDCDSLSCTDTDSKVSLHGFSILAPLFLCLAAIFTYIFFGALVLYQLEGWSPIDGVYFCFMSLSTIGFGHLAPGATQKSGASTGTVWFCSIYIMTGLALTAMCFNVLHDEIVHRLRHHKKIIKSTQKVLTPEFLHRS; this is encoded by the exons ATGGACAAAACCTCAAAGAAGAAGAATCATGCCAAtggtaaatataaaaagaaTAACAAAACAGACAGTTATAGACTGGATGATGAGATCGATACTACTTGCTGCTTCTGCATCAAGACCAAAAAGAGTCAAAAGAAAAGTCTCATCGCTGGATGCGTCACAAACTTGGGGATATTTGCTCTTCTTCTCGGATATACTCTTTTAGGAGCCTTTGTGTTCCTTGCCATAGAAGGGAATGCCTCAAAAGTCCATCAGAAGACCTTGGCTACCACGTCATACCAAGCGAACGAGGTCGCAAAAACTGTTCCCATCTCAAAACTGAACGGAACGATCGCGCAAGCTAGTGCGGAGTTGAGGTCACAAACTGTTGAAAGCATTTGGGAGATCACCGTATCTTTGAACATTCTTTACAAAGAGAACTGGACCAGGCTAGCTGCCCAGGAAATTGCGAGGTTTCAGGAGAAGTTGGTAGCAAGAGTGGCGGCAGATGTGTCCGCTCAGTACGGAGGTGCTAGAGCGCTGGAGTCGGCGCCAGCTCTCATAGTGGATGACTATGAATGGAATTTTGCCAAAGCATTCCTGTACTCATTAACGGTTCTTACGACAATAG GTTATGGCAGTGTGGCTCCGAGGACGGCACTAGGGAAGGCTGTTACCATCGGATACGCTGTCATTGGGATACCCTTAACCCTACTCTATCTATCTGTTGTCGGCGCCTTACTGTCAAGAGTCGCGAGAAGCATATTCAGCAAGGCACTTTGCTGCTGTCTATGTACAAAATGTGGATATTGCTGCCTCGACGAGAGAACAATAGGAGGCAAAGACAGAAAAGATAAAGTAAGAAGACAAGATGACTACAGAAACCCAACATTACACCTTCAAGAACCGTATTACGTCCGGTCACCGTCAGGTACCATTATTTCGGCATCTCAAGCGCACAGCGTCAGTACGACTTCTATAAAAGACAAAAACCAAAGCTTAAGCTTCCTCCGCGACTGCGATTCCTTGAGCTGCACAGACACCGATTCAAAAGTCTCCTTGCATGGTTTCTCGATTCTCGCCCCTCTCTTTTTGTGCTTAGCTGccatttttacatatattttcttCGGCGCGTTAGTTCTTTATCAGTTGGAAGGCTGGAGCCCTATCGACGGCGTTTACTTTTGTTTTATGAGCCTAAGTACGATTGGTTTCGGTCATTTAGCGCCTGGGGCTACTCAAAAAAGTGGAGCTTCTACAGGAACTGTATGGTTTTGCTCGATTTATATAATGACCGGTTTAGCACTCACTGCGATGTGTTTCAACGTTCTGCATGACGAAATCGTCCACCGCTTAAGACACCACAAGAAAATTATCAAGAGCACTCAGAAGGTGTTAACGCCAGAGTTCTTGCATCGGTCTTGA